Proteins co-encoded in one Pseudomonas beijingensis genomic window:
- the ampD gene encoding 1,6-anhydro-N-acetylmuramyl-L-alanine amidase AmpD, translating to MQLDSASGWCEGVRHCPSPNFNARPEGEISLLVIHNISLPPAQFATGKVQEFFQNRLDVTEHPYFVGIADLRVSAHFLIERDGAVTQFVSCLDRAWHAGVSCFEGRETCNDFSLGIELEGTDDLPFTDAQYVALVDLTRQLQAAFRAITVQRICGHSDIAPGRKTDPGPAFDWVRYRAALTEGEGQ from the coding sequence ATGCAGTTGGACTCCGCGAGCGGTTGGTGCGAAGGGGTGCGTCATTGCCCATCGCCCAACTTCAATGCGCGCCCGGAAGGCGAAATCTCCCTGCTGGTGATCCACAACATCAGTCTGCCACCGGCACAATTCGCCACGGGCAAGGTGCAGGAATTCTTCCAGAATCGACTGGATGTCACGGAACATCCCTACTTTGTCGGTATCGCCGATCTGCGGGTTTCTGCGCATTTTCTGATCGAACGTGACGGCGCCGTGACCCAGTTTGTCTCTTGTCTGGACCGCGCGTGGCATGCGGGCGTCTCGTGCTTCGAGGGGCGTGAGACCTGTAACGATTTTTCCCTGGGCATCGAGCTTGAGGGCACGGATGATCTGCCGTTCACCGACGCGCAATATGTGGCATTGGTGGACCTGACCCGGCAGTTGCAAGCGGCGTTCAGGGCGATCACTGTGCAGCGTATCTGCGGGCACAGCGATATCGCGCCGGGGCGCAAGACCGATCCGGGACCGGCATTCGACTGGGTGCGCTACCGCGCAGCCCTGACAGAAGGGGAAGGACAATGA
- a CDS encoding methyl-accepting chemotaxis protein, with product MSATAQEVARSAAAAVSSAHSVNDETLSGRGLVESQQGSIARLASEIDQSVQVINQLATDSQAISRVLDVIKSIAEQTNLLALNAAIEAARAGEQGRGFAVVADEVRTLAKRTQQSTEEIEAMITRLHGGVGAAVKAMGTSHEMASGTVGQSEKVQQALENILGAVGMIVDQNQQIAAAVEQQTAVAHDIDQNIVEINRAGERTAEGAHQTENASRELSAQVVQLKQLINAFRV from the coding sequence ATGTCGGCCACGGCCCAGGAAGTGGCCCGCAGTGCCGCCGCTGCCGTGAGCAGTGCCCACAGCGTGAACGACGAGACCCTCAGCGGGCGCGGGCTGGTGGAGTCCCAGCAGGGCAGCATCGCCCGCTTGGCCAGCGAGATCGATCAGTCGGTGCAGGTGATCAATCAACTGGCGACCGACAGCCAGGCCATCAGCCGCGTGCTGGATGTGATCAAGAGCATCGCCGAGCAGACCAACCTGCTGGCCCTCAATGCCGCCATCGAAGCCGCCCGGGCCGGTGAGCAGGGTCGGGGTTTTGCGGTGGTGGCCGATGAAGTGCGGACCCTGGCCAAGCGGACTCAGCAATCGACCGAAGAAATCGAAGCGATGATCACCCGCCTGCACGGCGGAGTCGGCGCCGCCGTCAAGGCGATGGGCACCAGCCATGAGATGGCCAGTGGCACGGTCGGCCAATCGGAAAAAGTCCAACAGGCCTTGGAAAATATCCTCGGTGCGGTCGGCATGATCGTCGACCAGAACCAGCAGATCGCCGCCGCCGTGGAGCAACAGACGGCCGTGGCCCATGACATCGACCAGAACATCGTCGAGATCAACCGAGCTGGCGAACGTACGGCCGAAGGCGCGCACCAGACCGAAAACGCCAGCCGCGAACTGTCCGCCCAGGTGGTGCAGCTCAAGCAGTTGATCAATGCATTCAGGGTGTGA
- a CDS encoding TatD family hydrolase yields MELIDTHTHLDFPDFDADRPALLAESRALGVRQMVVLGVYRDNWQRVWDLVQSDPDLHAALGLHPVHLDQHQPDDVALLRDWLSRLAGHRQLCAVGEIGLDYYIETLDRERQQALFEAQLELAVEFELPALIHVRRSHAAVIATLKRIRPARAGIIHAFAGSFEEAREYIKLGFKLGLGGAATWPQALRMHRVLAKLPLEAVVLETDSPDMAPAMFPGQRNSPAHLPAICEALAGIMAVTPERLAEASTANARQLFNW; encoded by the coding sequence ATGGAGTTGATCGACACCCACACCCACCTGGACTTTCCGGACTTTGACGCGGACCGCCCGGCGCTGCTGGCCGAAAGCCGCGCCTTGGGCGTGCGGCAAATGGTGGTCCTGGGGGTGTACCGGGACAATTGGCAGCGGGTCTGGGACCTGGTGCAGAGCGACCCGGACCTGCATGCCGCCCTGGGCCTGCACCCGGTGCACCTCGACCAGCATCAACCCGACGACGTGGCGCTGCTGCGCGACTGGCTGAGCCGTCTGGCCGGGCATCGGCAATTATGTGCGGTGGGGGAAATCGGCCTGGACTACTACATCGAGACCCTCGACCGCGAGCGCCAGCAAGCGCTGTTCGAAGCGCAACTGGAATTGGCCGTGGAGTTTGAACTGCCAGCGCTGATCCACGTGCGCCGCAGCCATGCCGCCGTGATCGCCACACTCAAGCGCATTCGCCCGGCGCGCGCGGGGATCATCCACGCCTTCGCCGGCAGTTTCGAAGAGGCCCGCGAATACATCAAGCTCGGCTTCAAGCTCGGCCTCGGCGGTGCCGCGACCTGGCCCCAGGCCCTGCGCATGCACCGGGTGCTGGCGAAGTTACCGCTGGAGGCGGTGGTGCTGGAAACCGACTCACCGGACATGGCCCCGGCGATGTTTCCCGGCCAACGCAACAGCCCGGCGCATTTGCCGGCGATTTGCGAGGCGCTGGCCGGGATCATGGCGGTGACGCCTGAGCGTCTGGCCGAGGCCAGCACGGCCAACGCCCGCCAACTGTTCAATTGGTGA
- the cra gene encoding catabolite repressor/activator: MKLSDIAQLAGVSVTTASYVINGKAEQQRISSATVERVRAVVEEHGFTPNPQAAGLRSRHTRTLGFILPDLENPSYARIAKLLEQGARARGYQLLIASSDDAPDSERQLLQLFRARRCDALIVASCLPAGDDSYLQLQAKGIPIIAIDRVMEPARFCSVISDDRQASLHLTRSLLETHPRQIALISARPELSISQERAAGFREALAGFEGQVLIEHGESFSRECGRQLMDEMLARLGHLPDALITTSYVLLQGVFDALHDFPLKTRPLRLGTFGDTQLLDFLPLPVNAMSQQHQLIAAKALELALAAIENDDYQPGVQAIARTFKQRIHQG; the protein is encoded by the coding sequence TTGAAACTCAGTGATATTGCCCAATTGGCCGGTGTGTCCGTGACCACCGCCAGCTATGTCATCAATGGCAAGGCCGAACAGCAACGCATCAGCAGCGCCACCGTCGAACGGGTGCGGGCGGTGGTCGAGGAACACGGCTTCACGCCCAACCCCCAGGCCGCCGGGCTGCGCAGCCGGCATACGCGGACCCTGGGCTTCATCCTGCCAGACCTGGAAAACCCCAGTTACGCCCGCATCGCCAAGTTGCTGGAACAAGGCGCACGGGCCAGGGGCTATCAGTTGCTGATCGCCAGTTCCGATGATGCGCCCGACAGTGAGCGGCAGCTATTGCAATTGTTCCGCGCCCGGCGCTGCGATGCGCTGATCGTCGCCAGTTGCCTGCCGGCCGGCGACGACAGCTACCTGCAATTGCAGGCCAAGGGCATTCCGATCATCGCCATCGACCGGGTGATGGAACCGGCGCGGTTCTGCTCGGTGATCAGCGACGACCGCCAGGCCAGCCTACACCTGACGCGCAGCCTGCTGGAAACCCACCCGCGGCAAATCGCCTTGATCAGCGCCCGCCCCGAATTGAGCATCAGTCAGGAACGGGCCGCCGGTTTTCGCGAAGCCCTGGCTGGGTTCGAGGGCCAGGTGCTGATCGAGCATGGCGAGTCGTTCAGCCGTGAATGCGGTCGTCAGTTGATGGATGAAATGCTCGCGCGCCTGGGGCACCTGCCCGATGCGCTGATCACGACATCTTACGTGCTGCTGCAAGGGGTGTTCGACGCCCTGCACGATTTCCCGCTCAAGACGCGTCCGCTGCGCCTGGGCACGTTTGGTGACACGCAATTGCTGGATTTCCTGCCGCTGCCGGTCAATGCCATGTCCCAACAACATCAGCTGATCGCCGCCAAAGCCCTGGAACTGGCCCTGGCGGCCATCGAAAACGATGACTACCAGCCTGGCGTGCAGGCCATCGCGCGGACGTTCAAGCAGCGGATCCACCAGGGCTGA